Proteins encoded together in one Ipomoea triloba cultivar NCNSP0323 chromosome 4, ASM357664v1 window:
- the LOC116015126 gene encoding aldehyde dehydrogenase family 3 member F1-like codes for MEDFGASLEELRKTFRSGKTREESWRRSQLKALLRLVQEKEDEISMALKQDLGKHHVEAYRDEIGPLVKSIEFAMAGLKGWMSGKKAKLPFAAFPAKAEIIPEPLGLVLVFSAWNLPIGLALEPIIGAIAAGCVAVLKPSEQAPACSSVIAKSISAYLDPKAFKVIEGGSLVSERLLEHKWDKIFFTGSAAVGRLIMTAAAKHLTPVTLELGGKCPAIVDSLSSSWDKDIALKRILAGKFGTCSGQACIVIDYILVERKFSSELVQLLKKYIQAVFGDNPKQTHSVARIVSKKHFTRLKSFLDEPKVKASLVYGGLMDEDNLFIEPTLLVDPPLNAAVMTEEIFGPILPIITLEKIEDSIDFINFRPKPLTIYAFTHNETLKNKIVSQTSSGSLVFNDTIVQYAADTLPFGGVGESGFGRYHGKFSFDTFSHEKVIARRSYLIDFWFRYPPWDFKKLQLLKAGYRFDYVSIVLMFLGLKRTY; via the exons ATGGAAGATTTTGGAGCAAGTTTGGAGGAGCTAAGGAAGACATTCCGTTCAGGTAAAACAAGGGAAGAATCTTGGAGGAGATCCCAGTTGAAAGCTTTGCTCAGACTGGTTCAGGAGAAAGAAGATGAAATCTCCATGGCCCTCAAACAAGACCTGGGAAAACACCATGTTGAAGCCTACAGAGATGAG ATTGGACCACTTGTAAAGTCTATAGAGTTTGCCATGGCAGGCTTAAAGGGCTGGATGTCTGGTAAAAAG GCCAAATTGCCCTTTGCTGCATTCCCTGCAAAAGCGGAGATAATTCCTGAACCCCTGGGTTTAGTCCTGGTTTTTTCAGCTTGGAATCTCCCTATTG GGTTAGCATTGGAACCCATCATCGGAGCAATAGCCGCAGGGTGTGTTGCTGTTCTTAAGCCGTCAGAGCAGGCTCCGGCATGTTCATCAGTGATAGCCAAGTCTATTTCTGCTTATTTAGACCCTAAAGCTTTTAAGGTGATTGAAGGTGGGAGTTTGGTTTCTGAGAGGCTGTTGGAGCATAAATGGGACAAGATTTTCTTCACAG GCAGTGCAGCGGTGGGGAGACTCATTATGACTGCCGCGGCGAAGCACCTGACTCCGGTCACTTTGGAACTGGGAGGAAAATGCCCTGCCATTGTTGATTCTCTTTCCAGTTCTTGGGATAAAGAT ATTGCATTGAAAAGGATTCTTGCTGGAAAATTTGGCACCTGTTCTGGTCAAGCATGCATTGTAATTGACTACATACTTGTGGAAAGGAAGTTTTCATCTGAGCTG GTCCAACTTCTGAAGAAATATATCCAGGCAGTTTTTGGAGACAATCCAAAACAGACACACTCTGTTGCCAGGATAGTCAGCAAAAAACACTTCACAAGGCTGAAGAGTTTTTTGGATGAGCCTAAAGTGAAAGCTTCTCTGGTCTATGGTGGTTTAATGGATGAAGATAATCT GTTCATCGAGCCAACGCTGTTGGTGGATCCCCCTCTTAATGCTGCAGTCATGACAGAAGAAATCTTTGGTCCAATTCTCCCAATAATAACA CTGGAGAAAATTGAAGACAGCATTGATTTCATCAACTTCAGGCCTAAACCTCTTACCATTTATGCCTTCACTCATAATGAAACACTCAAGAACAAGATAGTATCTCAGACATCTTCAGGAAGCTTGGTGTTCAATGATACAATTGTCCAA TATGCAGCTGATACTCTTCCATTTGGGGGAGTTGGAGAGAGTGGGTTTGGGAGGTACCATGGGAAGTTCTCATTTGATACATTCAGCCATGAGAAAGTAATTGCTAGAAGAAGTTATCTGATAGACTTTTGGTTCAGATATCCTCCATGGGATTTTAAGAAGCTTCAGCTCCTAAAGGCTGGCTACAGATTTGATTATGTTAGCATTGTTCTCATGTTCTTGGGACTAAAGAGAACCTATTAG
- the LOC116017016 gene encoding polyadenylate-binding protein RBP47B' → MSGPQPMAASQPYHQATTLEEVRTLWIGDLPYWAEEPYLQSWFSHTGEVLSIKVIRNKITGQPEGYGFVEFTSHAVAEHILQSYNGTQIPGTELTFRLNWASSGIGERRDAGPEHSIFVGDLAPDVTDYLLQETFRTHYPSVRGAKVVTDPNTGRSKGYGFVKFADETERNRAMTEMNGAYCSTRPMRISAATPKKTTGLQQPYAVAKALYPPPVYPPVMPTIPETDVNNTTIFVGNLDPNVTEEELRQIFLQFGEIIYVKIVAAKACAFVQFAARASAEEAIQRMNGTVIGQQIVRVYWGRSPTVKQDAGIWGQAADASQWSAYYGYGQGYDAYAYGATQDPSVYAYSAYPGYAQYPQQGEGAQDIATLSATMPAVDQREERQDPLATPDVDRLNASYLAVHASAILGRPLWQKTASLSEQA, encoded by the exons atgagTGGGCCGCAGCCGATGGCGGCGTCGCAGCCATACCACCAGGCAACCACCCTCGAGGAAGTCCGAACCCTTTGGATTGGGGACTTGCCCTATTGGGCCGAAGAGCCCTATCTCCAGAGCTGGTTCTCTCACACCGGCGAG GTACTTTCAATAAAAGTGATTCGAAATAAAATCACAGGCCAACCTGAGGGATATGGGTTTGTGGAGTTTACTTCACATGCAGTAGCTGAGCATATTTTGCAGTCTTATAATGGAACACAAATTCCTGGGACAGAATTAACTTTTAGGTTAAATTGGGCATCATCTGGGATTGGAGAACGACGTGATGCTGGCCCTGAGCATTCTATATTTGTAGGGGATTTAGCTCCTGATGTTACAGATTACTTATTGCAAGAGACATTCCGTACTCATTATCCATCTGTCAGAGGAGCCAAGGTTGTTACTGATCCCAATACTGGACGCTCTAAGGGATATGGCTTTGTTAAGTTTGCTGATGAGACAGAAAGAAACCGCGCTATGACTGAAATGAATGGTGCCTATTGCTCAACTAGGCCAATGCGTATAAGTGCAGCAACACCCAAGAAAACCACTGGCCTTCAACAGCCTTATGCAGTAGCCAAAG CATTATATCCACCTCCAGTTTACCCTCCTGTGATGCCAACAATTCCCGAAACTGACGTAAATAATACTACT ATTTTTGTTGGCAATCTGGATCCAAATGTTACAGAAGAGGAACTGAGACAAATCTTTTTGCAATTTGGGGAAATTATTTATGTCAAGATTGTTGCTGCCAAAGCATGCGCGTTTGTACAGTTTGCTGCAAG GGCATCTGCTGAAGAAGCAATTCAGAGGATGAATGGTACTGTGATTGGTCAACAAATAGTTCGTGTTTACTGGGGTAGGAGTCCAACTGTTAAACAG GATGCTGGTATCTGGGGTCAGGCAGCTGATGCAAGCCAATGGAGTGCATATTATGGTTATGGACAGGGATATGATGCATATGCTTATGGAGCCACTCAAGATCCTTCAGTTTATGCGTATAGCGCTTATCCTGGTTATGCTCAATACCCTCAACAG GGTGAAGGAGCTCAAGATATTGCAACCTTGTCTGCTACTATGCCGGCTGTGGACCAAAGGGAGGAACGGCAGGACCCTTTGGCTACACCTGATGTTGACAG GTTAAATGCTTCTTACCTTGCTGTCCATGCAAGTGCCATCTTAGGCCGGCCTCTATGGCAAAAGACAGCATCACTTTCAGAGCAAGCGTAG